The Centroberyx gerrardi isolate f3 chromosome 13, fCenGer3.hap1.cur.20231027, whole genome shotgun sequence genome contains the following window.
tgtgtgtgtcaaaaaaGTTATCAGGAAGGCTGAGGATAGCCAACAGCCATGCAGTCAGGTGCAcaggcagagaaacacacttggaaagataaacacacacacagatccctaAAGATGGTGGCTTTTTTACAGTCAACATACTGTACTTTATGCCTGTATTTgtttgtatcagtgtgtgtgtgtgtgtgtgtgtgtgtgtgtgtgcttacactGGCCCCCGGCTACGTATTTCACCCCGGCCCACCAGTTGAAGATCATGGTGGCATGGTGGTAGACATGGAGGAAGGTCAGCTGACTGTTCTTCTTCCTCAGGATGAAGAATACCTgggcaacatacacacacacacacacacagagagagagagagagagagagagagagagagagaggtataggTATATAGGCATATACACGCAAAAATACACAGGTGTGAACACATACAAGACTTTTACGTTGTAAAATCTCTTACTTTATTTAGGAGGTAAATGGTTTGTGGTAGTTTTCAAAATGTCGACACATGCAATCAATCATTACAGATAGATTTAAGATCATTTTCAGTCCTGTCATCGTACTCACAGTGTCACTGAGCTCTATGACTTTGGAGAAGTAGAACCACCAGCACACCCTGGCCATCTGTGAACAGGTCAAAAACATGTCATCAGTCTACTGTAAATGTTCAGTATTCAAGATTCATTTACTGACATTGATATATTTGATAATTAGACTGAAGTCAATTTTTTCACGCCCAATTGAGCCACAGATACAAGAACAAGCCAAACatattaaatgaaaaagaaagaattgaATGTAACTTGAGGATATACATAAACATTGTAATTATTTAGAcctgtattttgaaataaattggGCCTTTAATTTGAGTTTCACTGACATCTGAAGGTTATGAAGGATTATTTTCCATCAGCGAAAATCAGTGTGTATGGACTCATAATTGATACACACCGGCCGAGAAATTCCAGATTGGAGCTTTAGTGTGAATTATTTGTTGCATGAAATAACACCAGAAGAGTTCAAGAATAGACTCACCCTCATGGCCAGTGGGCTGTCACTGTAGTCCACTGGCTGGCACAGCAGACTGTATTTGGCTAACCAGGCAGCGGCTGTGAACTGGAGAGACAAAAGCTGTTTTCATCTCTGCTTTTGGTTTCTCTCCATCATCAGCACAGGGACCTTTCATCCCAACTGGCCTCGCACAGATTGGCTTCCTATTTCCATGACAACTCCCACAACGGACAGGACACATAGAAACCTGTGGGACGCTCCTGGGTTTATGTCCCTCTGTCCTCACAGCCATATCTCATACTGCAACACAGAGCCAGGCTTTTTGATCCAGTCAGActgatgttgacattttgtcTTTGCACTGTGGGACGTCATGACGTCAAACCAGGACGCcgccatctttatgcacctgTTCCCATTCCATAAATCCCAGCTTCTCTTAAAAGACTGTACTGACTTTTTTGGCCCATTGGTTACTTTACCTGGTAATTTACCTATTGATTTCTGCCCAAGTACCAATCACTACCCCATCTACCTTCTTTAAAACAGTTGCCTGTAACTCATGTCCCTTAATGGCCATTGTCCTATTTGTACAAAGTACCTCGTAGAACAtgtaggcagacaggcagaccatGGCGAAGTTGTAAACTATCAGGACAGGCTTGAGGTTGACCGGCTGCCTGTGTGCCATCAGCTTTGGCCCCACCCATACTATGACCAGGTAGTACAGGAAGATACCACTGAGTGGCAGAGGAGAGTAGACCAGCGGCCAATTATGTGTCCTCctgtctagagagagagagaagaagaaaggaagagacagagacagagatcaAAGATTGCACAAAGACTGTGCAAACTTGATGCTTATATCAAAAAAtagaaatttttttttgctcatagTGGTCATTGTTTACCTTATGATGATCatcaactggaggtcatagtcatctttttatttaccactatatcGCTGCTTATAATGAATGCTATCACGCAGATTCTTTCATAACTTAGAGAACGACTTACCTCCATTCTCCAGAATCCCTTGGTAGAACAACTGTAATTTCTGCCACATGGTGACAGTCTGGGAACCCTAAGATGAATATACATGAGAAGGAGAAATACTTTCAATAACTAATAAGTCAAAATGAAATTTTGAATGGATTGTTAGTGTTTTGCACAAGTCTGCTATCTCCAATGATGCCTCTTTTTGTACTGTAATTAACAGCTGGGTAGAACCATTCATAACATGATGTAAAATGGCCAAATTGCATTGGGCATCAGTGGAAAAAGTAATTATTATTCCAGAATAATTGACTTTTTGCAGGACATCTCCTATTTTCAGGAAATGCCCCCTTCCTTTTTACTATAAACTCTCAAACTAAGGAAAACCGCAAGGTGTCTGTCTGTGCGCTACACCCCTCCGTAAATGTGATTAAACCACCCAAAGATGATCTGGATTATAATTCATGGATTATATTCGCTAATCCACTTTATAAGTATCTCATGATAATGGATATTAACCGATAATCCGCCTCGTGATGAATGCCTTCGTAATTTGGACGGGCAGATGATGAATTAACATCAGGGACTAACATACGACagtgctgccatctagtgtctGATATCCGCATCTCTAAGATCGAATCAACAGGTCTCATAAGGGGCAGGCATGACTCATCCTGGGATGaattcacttaaaaacagtGAGGAACGTCATGCAGTATGATTCAGAGATCCAGTAACAAACTGATTCACTGTATTTACTGGAAACAAATATaaaatcaagtttatttctttctgtcatttctttctATTTGCAGAAATAGAGTTTTCCAGCTTGTTAGGCTGACGTAAATCTTTACAGtatgacctaaattcatagtgagtagtatcaaactaatgtaagttatatgaagatagagGGTCTTTTAgtataaatgaatgtttttctgcaggtataattgatttttgtctgtATTGGTGGTTggttgcctcatgatgatcaccaactcgACTTcacagtttatccacctttttatttaccactacatcactgagtgtaatttaaagttattaaaacattttcaatgaaCTACTGACCCAGGTCATGTTTTTGCCTGCTGGACTGTGGTAGAGGAAGAAGCAGCAGGCTGGTTGGGCAGAGCTAAGTAGTTTAGCCTCTCCAGTAGCTTCAGCTATAGGATTTACTGAGGAAAATCCCTAACAAAGCCAGGCTTCTACAACCTGCTGCCAGCATGAAAATCCATACAAAAATACAGGGATATTCTCAAGAAACGTATGCACTCTTAAAAATCAATTTATGGTCATCATAATTACTGCCATTACTAGTGATAATGCAGCCGTAAACATCAGCAACCTGCAATCTATATGCAACTGACATTTGTTAAGTGTTTAGTCAGAGGCTCCATAGGCAATCATGGGAAATTATGGCAGCCAATGATCTTCCAATCACATTAATGATGATCACTGATAACTGAAAACCAAAACTGCTCAGTTCATCTGTAATCTCTGTGATTTATTGAATCAATCAGAAGTCAGCATGGATGGACACTTAACTGTTTCATGTTAAATCTTCATTAatacaatagatagatagatagatagatagatagatagatagatagatagatagatagtgacCTTACCTTCATTCTGTGTGACTGGTGGTGATGTTTCTCCTCAGCTCATCCCACCGGTCAAAGCATGCTGCATCTCGAGCTGCAGTAGTGACCTGCTGCCATGTGTCAAGCAGCACTGAGGTAATccacctgctctgtgtgtgtgtgtgtgtgcgtgtgtgtgactggcATGACATATGGCTTTTTTGATCCTTGTAATAGCGTAGCAGGTCAAGTACCTGCCAGCTCAATCCCACCTAATAGTATTCCTGTGTAATTGCAGTATTGAGTattctgattgactgatttcAATGGTTCCTGTGACAATATGGAACTGAAATTTAGACTATTTGATTATAACATTTGGTTAAACTGGGAGTTCTATGACTTTTTCAACCAAACTGATGGATCTAATCTTTCACCCTGGGATCTGGACTCATATCATGACTCTAGTCATGTGGAGTTTGGACCCACCAGCAATAGACCCATGGCCCTTTTTTGGGTCTCCAACCACAGATGAAGCAACCAggagttttaaaaaaaacttgttcAACTTGTTTAATTCATGTCTTTGTCTTGCTGAATGGGAAAGAAGACATCTAACTTCCCATTTCCTATTACTACAACTATGCAGGTATTCAAATCTGTTATTTGTGAATATCTCTTTATATGCTACTTCCTTATtaaatctcttctctctctcttttcttctattCACAAACTACATCTTATTATCAACACAGCAATGGAAGCACAGACATGTTTGGTAATCAATGCACAGTACTGACCTAGATACTCTTCATTAAGTCAACCACAGGTGTTAACTATCCATTTTAATGCTTTAGAGACACCTAGAAATAACCAAATCATGTTTAAAATGCATCTTTCTATTTAATTCAAAATAATCTAAAAGTTCATTCTGCGTTCAGGCGATTCATGAGATGAAAGGCAGGTAACATGGAAGaaattttacatttcatataGTATTATCTAATCACAATTGATTACAGTCTTGTCCTATTCAACTGATGTGAACTGAAAAGTAACCTGAACTGGATTAAAATAATGACAGAGTACTCTAGTAATCCAATattctacagtatattataCTCAAGTGTACTATGTCCAGACTTCCTTAGTTCTGCGTACATATTCatctaaaaaatgaaaaataaacagtaataCTATATCCCAAAATATGCTACACCACTTCCCAAATGCTGAATAAAGAATGGCACTTCAATCCTTTATGAGTAGTAACTTAGCATCACagcacatcaacatcaacaggtCATGTCCAAATAGGAAAACAGGGTTAAAAGAAGTAGAAATGGAATAGGAAAGTATAGTAACTGAATCCAGTCTGGACAGTAACTTGACCTGAGGAGGTTTACTTGGCAGTGCTGCACACCGTCCCGCAGCTCTGTCCAGGTCAGAGTGACAGTCGGCCCGTCCCGTCTCTCCGCGCACATCCGTCCGCAGCCCCCTGCGGTCAGGTTTAACACCGCAGACTTCATTAACGGGAGAAGACGGGACAGACCCGGCCACTTAAATCCACACAGAGGAGCGAGGTGTGGGCCTAACCAGCAGAGAAAACCCCCAGTCAGATCACTGCTGAAGACGGATTCAGCTGCTCAGATATGCAGCTACTAGTGGGAGATGCCTGTGAACAATTTGGGAAGTGCTGTGTAAAGTTTCGGGGCATAAATCTGAAATATGtcttgatcatcatcatcattctgtCTATAAGGTCAAACACCTGCCTAAGTATATCTACAATTGCTTGCACAGCAGGATGAGTATTAAATACATAGCAAAGTCATCATGTCATCTTTTCTCTATCATCTCAGTTCATCCtatattttatgatattctAGATGATATGGGGACTCATATCAAATAATAGCAAAATTACATCACAcaatatcatataatatcatATCCTAGCGCATCACATCCATAATCCACATCATAGATGTGTAGCGCACATCTCTTATTGTAACACAAGAAATATTGTACCATACAGCAGCCAAAATACTAAGTAACTAATACTCATAATAAGTAACTAAAAAAAGGTGAAATAAGCACGTTACAACAGCTGTAATTTAATTGGCATCCTGATGAGTGTGGTTcggaggatgatgatggtggtggtgactGTGATGTTGATCagggtgatggtggtgatgatggggATGAGGAAGAGTTTGATTCGGACTTGGATCGTGACGATGGTCGACAACAGCAGCATTCCGATTTTGATTCTGACTTGGAcgttggtggtggtgggaatgatcctgatgatgctgatgatgctggtgatgatgatcatcatgatgatgttgatggCTCTCATGAGGATCAGCTCCAGGTGCTTTGTTTCCCTCAATCGACCCCTCCGATGGTGGTTGTAGTGCTGGAGCGTGCATTGTGGGTAGTGTAGTGTTGCCATTGGCCGTCTGGTTCTGCGTTGACCACATCGTCTCGTTCCCCGCGGTGCTGTTCCCACTAGACAAGGTAGAATTGGCCTGGGGGAAAGGTAAAATACTGGCGTTCTAGTAACaaacatgataaaaaaacaacaaagagatgctggaaaactctagtgtgtgtgtgtatttaatgcATGATCACCAGTGTTGGGCTCATTACTCTAAATAAGTAATCTATTACTCATTACATGAGTATTggcgattgtgtgtgtgtttactcacaGAGCACTTGCAGATATCTTTATGATAGGTGGCTCGGACTGCAGCTTCCACATACGGGTAATGCAGGAAACTGTAAGGTAAGACTATATGGAAGGTCAACAGACCACAcctagatgagagagagagagggagagagaggcagaaacacaTGCATGATTACCAGTGCAGTTCCCTTATTCCTTTCTTATGTTCACGACCTGTTGCAACCACAGATGATCTAGTAATTATTTTCAGCACTCAAAATCACGTACCTCTGCTGGCCTTGGGTCAAGTGCCGTGCCAAAAGCCCTTCTCTAGTGCGTCTCCTACTCTGTCTCCCTATCCCATTCTAGCTatgtattcatattttattagaAAGTTAGTGGAATGAATCATAATTATTCTTTGAAAGACTTTGACAAGAGTTTTGCCCGCCCTCTTATCCATTATAAACCAGGAATTAGTGGGTGCACTTCTTTTCATACAGCAAGGACAAAATATGGCATGATAGACTCCAACCACAGCTACATGGTGCAGATCCAGCCTCCATCCCCGGTTTCTGATTGGCCCTCAACCTTCCGGTGTCTCAACATTAACAGTACCTGTCTTGCAGAGGTGCTCGGCCTTACCTGTCGTACACCAGGAAGTCGTCTTTATCCCCGTCCAGGGCCTCCCACACGTCGTCCTGCAGCGGAGCCTGTTGGTACACGGGAACACCGGGGGGCGCTCTTCTTTTCAGCTCCCAGTACATGGCCCTGGACAGAGCCTCGCGCTCGTTCACTATCATGAAGGACACCCCTGTCAGGTTGCTGCGGTTCAGCTTGTCACGCAGGCCTCCGAGTCTGCAGAGGGACAGAGGTAGCAGAaaggcatgctgggatatgAGTAATAGGCATTTTAAAAGTCCTCTGAGGCAAATGGCAATAAAACCATGTAACGCTAAAACTAAAATCAATGCACATCAATGCACATCAATGCACATCAATTATTTAAAGTTCCTAGAGGCAATTcacacggtggccattttgaacactaaAACTAGTGTTACTTCACCACAGTGCGCATATCAGATAGAtctaacagttatcaaattagctaggaatctcaggaacaacaactagaacaactgcttgaatttagcaaggaagttgttagctagttagctacaaGCTAGCTACCAAGGCTAGATTCTGCTAGCTAGCTCTGGTGGGgcaatatattttaaatgatGAACCTAAAGATATTCCTCTTTTCTTTACATTCATTAACTTCTAGTATATTGTCCAGtgggaaatgtaaatgtttgtctgattcCTGACATTTGTATGATGTGATATCTTGGTACACAAGAGTAGGACAGTTCCCACGAGTGTGAcgtcaattcaaaatggctgccatggaAAAAAGATCTATCTATTGATCTATCATTTTGTTCTAGAAGCTTTTAAAAAATATGGTTAATACCAGGGTAAACTTTTAGATGTTAAGGTCTTTGTTTATAGCCTATGAAGGAGGCTGATTAGTGGGGTAGGCTAATGTAGTGTAGGCTAGAATGTAGTAAGTTAAAACtataatgatccctgtggggaaattgggcacAATGGGATACAATTTAACTTGCTCTTTCACCATCAGTGTTTAGCATTGATATAGGCCTGTAATACTGCATAGTTGTTTTCTTACTTGGAGGCCTGAGTGAGACAGAACTGTCAGCTGGCCTTCAGCAGCGCCACAACGACCACATTTCCCAGCAGCTCTCGCATGGGTGCAAGTCCCTGTATCTCCCAGTGGGGGGCAGGCTTGCAGATCCTGGAGGGGTCATTGTCCCCTTCCACCACCAGAGAGATTGGCGTGGCCCACAGCAGACCTGGCAGGGCCGCGCACAGCCACACCGACAAGAGACAGCGCATTGTGTCTCTCTGGCTGCCTACACTGGACCTACCTGAACAGACAGACGTTTGTGTTAGTCCATGTTATATTGGCTAGAAGGCACTTTGTACATTGTTTTACTgatgct
Protein-coding sequences here:
- the selenop2 gene encoding selenoprotein Pb — protein: MRCLLSVWLCAALPGLLWATPISLVVEGDNDPSRICKPAPHWEIQGLAPMRELLGNVVVVALLKASUQFCLTQASKLGGLRDKLNRSNLTGVSFMIVNEREALSRAMYWELKRRAPPGVPVYQQAPLQDDVWEALDGDKDDFLVYDRCGLLTFHIVLPYSFLHYPYVEAAVRATYHKDICKCSANSTLSSGNSTAGNETMWSTQNQTANGNTTLPTMHAPALQPPSEGIIPTTTNVQVRIKIGMLLLSTIVTIQVRIKLFLIPIITTITLINITVTTTIIILRTTLIRMPIKLQLL
- the elovl8a gene encoding ELOVL fatty acid elongase 8a, which gives rise to MCAERRDGPTVTLTWTELRDGVQHCQGSQTVTMWQKLQLFYQGILENGDRRTHNWPLVYSPLPLSGIFLYYLVIVWVGPKLMAHRQPVNLKPVLIVYNFAMVCLSAYMFYEFTAAAWLAKYSLLCQPVDYSDSPLAMRMARVCWWFYFSKVIELSDTVFFILRKKNSQLTFLHVYHHATMIFNWWAGVKYVAGGQSFLIGLINSLVHVVMYLYYGLAALGPHMTKYLWWKRYLTSLQLLQFFIVTVHTAYNLFADCNFPDSMNMVVLAYSLSLIALFSNFYYHSYLTKKAKKT